In a genomic window of Scyliorhinus torazame isolate Kashiwa2021f chromosome 5, sScyTor2.1, whole genome shotgun sequence:
- the LOC140421742 gene encoding uncharacterized protein, which translates to MQNMEKPWKCADCGKGYRFPSELETHRRSHTGERPFTCTQCGKGFTRLSNLQAHQRVHTEEKPFTCSQCGKGLIDLSSLQSHQRVHTGEKPFTCSQCGQRFHTLSNLRRHQRLHTGERPFTCSQCGKGFHTLSNLQSHQRVHTRERPFTCSQCGMGFFDSTTLRRHHRVHTGERPFTCSQCGKGFIDSFTLQRHQQVHTGERPFTCSQCGKGFFDSSTLRKHQRVHTGERPFTCSQCGKGFIDSSSLQRHQRIHTGERPFTCSQCGKGFTQLTNLQTHQRVHTGERPFTCSQCGKGFRDLPNLRIHQRVHTGERPFTCSHCGKGFTQLSSLQAHQRVHTGEKPFTCSQCGQRFRTSSTLRNHQRLHTGETSFTCSQCGKGFTQLSSLRSHQRVHTGETSFTCSQCGKGFTRLSSLRSHQRIHIGETSFTCSQCGKGFSDLTSLQTHQRIHTGEKPFTCS; encoded by the coding sequence atgcaaaacatggagaaaccatggaaatgtgctgactgtgggaagggatacagattcccatctgagctggaaactcatcgacgcagtcacactggggagaggccgttcacctgcactcagtgtgggaagggattcactcggttatctaacctgcaggcacaccagcgagttcacactgaggagaaaccattcacctgctctcagtgtgggaagggattaattgatttatccagcctgcagtcacaccagcgagttcacactggggagaagccattcacctgctcccagtgtgggcagagattccatactttatccaacctgcggagacatcagcgacttcacactggggagaggccattcacctgctctcagtgtgggaagggattccatactttatccaacctgcagtcacaccagcgagttcacactagggagagaccattcacctgttctcagtgtgggatgggatttTTTGATTCCACCACCCTGCGGCGACAtcaccgagttcacactggggagagaccattcacctgctctcagtgtgggaagggattcattgattcattcaccctgcagagacatcagcaagttcacactggggagagaccattcacctgttctcagtgtgggaagggattttttgattcatccactctgcggaaacaccagcgagttcacactggggagagaccattcacctgctctcagtgtgggaagggattcattgattcatccagcctgcagagacatcagcgaattcacactggggagaggccattcacctgctctcagtgtgggaagggattcacacagttaaccaacctgcagacacaccagcgagttcacactggggagaggccattcacctgctctcagtgtgggaagggattccgtgatttaCCCAACCTGCGgatccatcagcgagttcacactggggagaggccgttcacctgctctcattgtgggaagggattcactcagttatccagcctgcaggcacaccagcgagttcacactggggagaagccatttacctgctctcagtgtgggcagagattccgaacttcatccaccctgcggaaccatcagcgacttcacactggggagacgtcattcacctgctctcagtgtgggaagggattcacacagttatccagtctgcgaagccatcagcgagttcacactggggagacgtcattcacctgctcccagtgtgggaagggattcactaggtTATCCAGTCTGCGAAGCCATCAGCGAATTCACATTGGGGAGacgtcattcacctgctctcagtgtgggaagggattcagtgatttaaccagtctgcagacacaccagcgaattcacactggggagaagccattcacctgctcttag
- the LOC140421744 gene encoding uncharacterized protein has protein sequence MQNMEKPWKCGDCGKGYRFPSELETHRRSHTGERPFTCTQCGQGFTRLSHLQAHQRVHTGEKPFTCSQCGKGLIDLSSLQSHQRVHTGEKPFTCSQCGQRFRALSNLRRHQRLHTGERPFTCSQCGKGFHTLSNLQSHQRVHTRERPFTCSQCGKGFIDSFTLRKHQRVHTGVRPFTCSQCGKGFIDSSTLRRHQRVHTGERPFICSQCGKGFLDSFTLQRHQQVHTGERPFTCSQCGKGFSDLSTLQTHQRIHTGERPFTCSQCGKGFTQLSILQTHQRVHTGERPFTCSQCGKGFRDLPNLRIHQRVHTGERPFTCSQCGKGFTQSSSLQTHQRVHTGEKPFTCSQCGQRFRASSNLRNHQRVHTGEKLFTCSHCGNAFSDLSSLQTHQRIHTGERPYTCSQCGKGFIDSSILQRHQRVHTGEKPFTCSLCGKGFTQLSSLQTHQRVHTGERPFTCS, from the coding sequence atgcaaaacatggagaaaccatggaaatgtggggactgtgggaagggttacagattcccatctgagctggaaactcatcgacgcagtcacactggggagaggccgttcacctgcactcagtgtgggcagggattcactcggttatctcacctgcaggcacaccagcgagttcacactggggagaaaccattcacctgctctcagtgtgggaagggattaattgatttatccagcctgcagtcacaccagcgagttcacactggggagaagccattcacctgctctcagtgtgggcagagattccgtgctttatccaacctgcggagacatcagcgacttcacactggggagaggccattcacctgctctcagtgtgggaagggattccatactttatccaacctgcagtcacaccagcgagttcacactagggagagaccattcacctgttctcagtgtgggaagggatttattgattcatttaccctgcggaaacaccagcgagttcatactggagtgaggccattcacctgctctcaatgtgggaagggattcattgattcatccactctgcggagacatcagcgagttcacactggggagaggccgttcatctgctctcagtgtgggaagggattccttgattcattcaccctgcagagacatcagcaagttcacactggggagaggccattcacctgctctcagtgtgggaagggattcagtgatttatccaccctgcagacacaccagcgaattcacactggggagagaccgttcacctgctctcagtgtgggaaaggatttactcagttatccatcctgcagacacaccagcgagttcacacaggggagaggccattcacctgctctcagtgtgggaagggattccgtgatttaCCCAACCTGCGgatccatcagcgagttcacactggtgagcgcccgttcacctgctctcagtgtgggaagggattcactcagtcatccagtctgcaaacacaccagcgagttcacactggggagaagccattcacctgctctcagtgtgggcagagattccgAGCTTCATCCAACCTAAGgaaccatcagcgagttcacactggggagaaactgttcacctgctctcactgtgggaacgcATTCAGTGATTTGTCCAGCCTGCAaacacaccaacgaattcacactggggagaggccgtacacctgctctcagtgtgggaagggatttattgattcatccatcctgcagagacatcagcgagttcacactggggagaagccattcacctgctccctctgtgggaagggattcacacagttatccagtctgcagacacaccagcgagttcacactggggagaggccattcacctgctcttag